The following are from one region of the Methanoculleus caldifontis genome:
- a CDS encoding M1 family metallopeptidase — translation MTGGEESPERLFRYYPEDFGALPVRVVHMDLVFDVYDGHTRVVSALTAENLESPLASLALNARDLDILRVACAGYDTAHTYDRSAAVLTVTFDPPVPPRTRFTLETETICRPSSHILEGLYYDGSRPGGAPTQITQCQQWGFQRLVPCLDDMTAKCTYRTVIIADDGYTNTISNGDPAGSRLPCGPGRSVQEYHNITTPMAPYLFFLGVGCYETYRREFEYPDGRTFALELLAKPGSYPAAAERALEILADGVMWVHLFTGRGRYRDLEARKEAWRLIRVRDAAKRSGDAEALDTARRALAGLVAGLETGYAYTGAVYREIAMQNSDFGGMENVGNTTIAANRLMPGPDTTDPAFEYMVAVKVHEYYHNENGSEVTGWSPFEIWLNEAVTVHIEDQHHAFFFGEAYSRLRTVLDLLEPSAGTLALDRGAGSMPIEPDGFNDPNDLITGVTYVKAPEFVRMIETLMGREKFAEGLALYHDRFRHGNASREDWIRCMEEVSGEDFSGMAAVWLKEKEYPILTVTPAYDPDTRRFSLICRQNRSPGGRIWEFPFRFALLDAEGRELADRTVRIAEESSTVVLDGVDKPAFLSLNRGYSFYGKVAYRPPEDELYLQVGKDPDIVGRFIAFAALADREMLRLLENPDATVSGKFADLCATLLADDDLMDEAGGQFLTIFPSVEDERFRHHYRALHDARKKILAAVAARNRETLLSVYRWAAGAPAGAGSLEEEAAAIRRRQRKNACLAILATLDVPEVHELLLRQFREGTAASDRLVAFSLILDSSAPERREVLAAFAADSAERPVAWEAFLAAVAGSDADDLVAILRGIESSPAFSVEQADQQRALYARFALNRKRSLETAEGRAYLAEILRRLAPVNEYSTVRALDAFAFVEAIEERHRVPAVGVLADLLASLDAEAHPSVYNSTRRFLLGAPEAVRAYEAEHGPIPALRGFNS, via the coding sequence TTGACCGGCGGAGAGGAGAGCCCTGAACGGCTCTTTCGCTACTACCCGGAGGACTTCGGGGCGCTCCCGGTCCGGGTCGTCCATATGGACCTCGTCTTTGACGTCTACGACGGCCACACCCGCGTCGTCTCGGCCCTCACCGCAGAGAACCTTGAATCGCCGCTCGCATCCCTCGCCCTCAACGCCCGCGACCTCGACATCCTCCGCGTCGCCTGCGCCGGGTACGATACCGCCCACACATACGACCGGAGCGCCGCAGTCCTCACCGTCACCTTCGACCCGCCCGTTCCGCCCCGGACCCGGTTCACCCTCGAGACCGAGACGATCTGCCGGCCGAGCAGCCACATCCTCGAGGGCCTCTACTACGACGGCTCCCGCCCCGGCGGGGCGCCGACCCAGATCACCCAGTGCCAGCAGTGGGGGTTCCAGCGGCTGGTCCCCTGCCTCGACGACATGACCGCGAAATGCACCTACAGGACGGTGATCATCGCGGACGACGGTTACACGAACACGATCTCGAACGGCGACCCTGCAGGATCGCGGCTCCCCTGCGGACCCGGCCGCTCCGTCCAGGAGTATCACAACATCACAACACCGATGGCTCCCTACCTCTTCTTCCTCGGCGTGGGGTGCTACGAGACCTACCGGCGGGAGTTCGAGTATCCCGACGGCCGGACGTTCGCCCTCGAACTCCTCGCAAAACCCGGCTCCTACCCCGCGGCCGCGGAGCGTGCGCTCGAGATCCTCGCGGACGGCGTGATGTGGGTCCACCTCTTCACCGGCCGGGGCCGGTACCGGGACCTGGAGGCCCGGAAGGAGGCATGGCGGCTAATCCGGGTGCGGGACGCGGCAAAGCGCTCCGGCGATGCGGAGGCGCTCGATACGGCGAGAAGGGCTCTCGCCGGGCTTGTCGCGGGGCTTGAGACCGGATACGCCTACACGGGGGCGGTCTACCGGGAGATCGCGATGCAGAACTCCGACTTCGGCGGGATGGAGAACGTCGGGAACACGACGATCGCCGCAAACCGGTTGATGCCCGGCCCCGATACGACCGACCCGGCCTTCGAGTACATGGTCGCGGTCAAGGTCCACGAGTACTACCACAACGAGAACGGCTCGGAGGTGACGGGGTGGAGCCCGTTCGAGATCTGGCTCAACGAGGCCGTGACGGTCCATATCGAGGACCAGCACCACGCCTTCTTCTTCGGCGAGGCCTACTCCCGCCTCAGGACCGTCCTCGACCTTCTCGAGCCCTCGGCCGGGACGCTCGCCCTCGACCGGGGCGCGGGCTCAATGCCGATCGAGCCGGACGGCTTCAACGACCCGAACGACCTCATCACCGGCGTCACCTATGTCAAGGCCCCGGAGTTCGTCAGGATGATCGAGACCCTGATGGGCAGGGAGAAGTTCGCCGAAGGCCTCGCCCTCTACCACGACCGGTTCCGGCACGGCAACGCCTCCCGCGAGGACTGGATCCGCTGCATGGAGGAGGTCTCGGGCGAGGACTTCTCCGGGATGGCGGCGGTCTGGCTGAAGGAGAAGGAGTACCCGATCCTCACCGTCACCCCGGCCTACGACCCCGATACCCGGCGGTTCAGCCTCATCTGCCGCCAGAACCGCTCGCCTGGCGGCCGGATATGGGAGTTCCCGTTCCGGTTCGCGCTTCTGGATGCAGAAGGCCGGGAGCTTGCGGACCGGACCGTCCGCATCGCGGAGGAGAGCAGCACGGTCGTCCTCGACGGCGTCGATAAGCCCGCGTTCCTCTCGCTCAACCGCGGCTACTCCTTCTACGGGAAGGTGGCATACCGCCCGCCGGAGGACGAACTCTACCTCCAGGTCGGGAAGGACCCGGATATCGTCGGCAGGTTCATCGCGTTCGCGGCGCTCGCCGACCGCGAGATGCTCAGACTGCTCGAGAACCCGGACGCAACCGTCTCCGGAAAGTTCGCCGACCTCTGCGCCACGCTCCTCGCCGACGACGACCTCATGGACGAGGCGGGCGGTCAGTTCCTGACCATCTTCCCCTCGGTCGAGGACGAGCGCTTCCGCCACCATTACCGGGCGCTCCACGACGCGCGGAAGAAGATCCTCGCCGCCGTCGCCGCCCGCAACCGCGAGACCCTCCTCTCCGTCTACCGGTGGGCCGCAGGCGCCCCGGCCGGGGCCGGCTCCCTTGAGGAGGAGGCCGCGGCGATCCGCCGGCGGCAGAGGAAGAACGCATGCCTCGCGATCCTCGCGACCCTCGATGTTCCCGAGGTCCACGAACTACTCCTCCGGCAGTTCCGGGAGGGAACGGCCGCAAGCGACCGCCTCGTCGCGTTCTCGCTGATCCTCGATAGCAGCGCCCCGGAGCGACGGGAGGTCCTCGCGGCATTCGCGGCCGACTCGGCAGAACGCCCGGTCGCCTGGGAGGCCTTCCTCGCCGCGGTCGCCGGGAGCGACGCCGACGACCTCGTCGCGATCCTCCGCGGGATCGAGTCCTCCCCCGCCTTCTCGGTCGAGCAGGCCGACCAGCAGCGGGCGCTCTATGCACGGTTCGCGCTCAACAGGAAGCGGTCGCTCGAGACCGCAGAGGGACGGGCCTACCTTGCGGAGATCCTCCGGCGACTCGCCCCGGTCAACGAGTACAGCACCGTCCGGGCCCTCGACGCCTTCGCGTTCGTCGAGGCGATAGAGGAGCGCCACCGGGTCCCGGCGGTCGGGGTGCTCGCGGACCTCCTCGCCTCGCTCGACGCGGAGGCGCACCCGTCCGTCTACAACAGCACCCGCCGGTTCCTTCTCGGTGCGCCGGAGGCGGTCAGGGCATACGAGGCCGAGCACGGCCCTATTCCGGCACTCAGGGGATTCAACTCCTGA
- a CDS encoding MBL fold metallo-hydrolase: MRLTVLVDNATLTDRYFLAEPGLSIYIEDGETRVLFDTGYSGILVENARKMGIDLLRVGEIVLSHGHLDHTWGLDALLRLHTEAIIEGRERVEPTFVAHPDAFLTRSCDGVGEIGCHLSVEELFRHGKVLLTAAPLWLTENLVFLGEIERRFPFEPAPSGGYIYTPDGIRDDTVPDDTALACRTEEGLVIVTGCSHAGICSIVEQAREVCGEDRVADVIGGFHLLDPPAEQIEGILDYFAKVRPAALHPCHCTGLAAKIALAKVADVRETGVGLHLEYG; the protein is encoded by the coding sequence GTGAGGCTGACGGTTCTCGTGGACAACGCCACCCTGACCGACCGCTACTTCCTTGCGGAGCCCGGCCTCTCGATCTACATCGAGGACGGCGAGACCCGCGTCCTCTTCGATACCGGCTACTCGGGCATCCTCGTCGAGAACGCCCGCAAGATGGGGATCGACCTCCTCCGTGTCGGCGAGATCGTCCTCTCCCACGGCCACCTCGACCACACCTGGGGCCTCGATGCGCTGCTCCGGCTCCACACCGAGGCGATCATCGAGGGCCGCGAGCGGGTCGAGCCCACGTTCGTCGCCCACCCAGACGCGTTCCTCACCCGGAGTTGCGACGGCGTCGGGGAGATCGGGTGCCACCTCTCGGTCGAGGAACTCTTCCGGCACGGGAAGGTCCTCCTCACCGCCGCCCCCCTCTGGCTGACCGAGAACCTGGTCTTCCTCGGCGAGATCGAGCGGCGGTTTCCGTTCGAACCGGCGCCTTCGGGCGGCTACATCTACACCCCCGACGGCATCCGCGACGACACTGTCCCCGACGATACGGCGCTCGCCTGCAGGACGGAAGAAGGGCTCGTCATCGTAACAGGGTGTTCCCACGCGGGCATCTGCTCGATCGTCGAGCAGGCACGAGAGGTCTGCGGCGAAGACCGGGTGGCGGACGTCATCGGGGGGTTCCACCTCCTCGACCCTCCGGCAGAGCAGATAGAGGGGATCCTCGACTATTTTGCAAAGGTGCGGCCGGCGGCCCTCCACCCCTGCCACTGCACCGGGCTTGCGGCAAAGATTGCGCTCGCAAAGGTCGCGGACGTCCGCGAGACCGGTGTCGGGCTGCACCTCGAGTACGGGTGA
- a CDS encoding chemotaxis protein CheW, whose translation MAATIDVVEFEIKNSLYALDIGVAREIVEMMPITPIPRAPPYLAGIINLRGELTNIIDLASLLDQVPAGGVSGNQKIIVLVPEAAGGSNIGIIVDEVHSVIKVPEEDTETMDESFSSAAYIKGIIKLSRGEGSGRQAEKDLVVWIDVPKILGDLVTRGRGPV comes from the coding sequence TTGGCAGCTACCATAGACGTGGTGGAGTTCGAGATCAAGAACTCCCTCTACGCCCTGGATATCGGCGTCGCGCGAGAGATCGTCGAGATGATGCCGATCACCCCGATCCCCCGGGCGCCCCCCTACCTCGCCGGGATCATCAACCTGCGAGGGGAACTCACGAACATCATCGATCTCGCGAGCCTCCTCGACCAGGTGCCGGCCGGAGGGGTCTCCGGGAACCAGAAGATCATCGTCCTGGTCCCGGAAGCGGCCGGGGGCTCGAACATCGGGATCATCGTGGACGAGGTCCACAGCGTCATCAAGGTCCCGGAGGAGGATACCGAGACCATGGACGAATCGTTCTCGAGCGCGGCTTACATCAAGGGCATCATCAAACTCAGCCGCGGCGAGGGGAGCGGAAGACAGGCGGAGAAAGATCTGGTCGTCTGGATCGACGTCCCGAAGATCCTCGGCGACCTGGTCACCCGCGGCCGCGGACCGGTCTGA